The genomic interval AGTTCATTTTTGGAGATTGTTTTCCCGCCCTCAATTTTAGACCTTAATGAACTGCagtatatgtttatgtatggaAATAGACCATGGCATAAATGTTGAACTCACTAAGCAGGAAAAGTACATTAATAATGATGTTTCAATTTAGGTATACCACTATGTTGTGAAGAGTGAGCCAACATgaacaataccaggaccctggaACCGAAGCAACTGGAATGCAGCcgttaatataaaatattgtagGTCTGTTatattctacttttttttttaaattgtcaaCAGATCTCACGAAAACCGACAATGCATTAGtctgtctctcaatactttAGTTTGTCTGTGACACAATTTGTTCCCAGTAAAGatgtaaatatttcaaacagGTCACAAAAAAACCTTTCTAAAAAAGACTCTTACTAAACAGATTGGTTCTGTAGTTTttagaaaatattaatgaaacCGGAGACAATAGTGCACTTTCGGGATCTATTTTAAGCTGCGGATTAATAAACATTTGGTGTATGAGTATGAAAGGAGCTtcatggcacagaggaataggCTTTAATAAGATTTGTCAACAATTAGAAAAACttagaatatcaccagacttaTCCTCGAAGGTTATTCATAaaacctgtgcttttcctttaGGCAAAGGTATGACTATTCTATCACAATCTGGCATCAAatttttctttgctgtgttgtTAAAGGTTTTGTAACTTATTTGTTTCAAACATTGTAAATCAGGTTGGTATCATGTCATTTTAATTGTAGGATCAAATCTCTCGTTTTTATTTGAGCCATTGTGATCACATTATAATCACTCATCATGTGAAAAGAGCAAGTGAAGGGCGCTCTCACCTCCATATGTCGTTCATCTCTGTTGGGACGGGCTCCTCACTGGTTTCACTGGGCATCATGGCAAAGCCCCCCACAGCGTACAGGAAACCTCCCATCGAGATCAGATTGAGAGAGCTGCGCTCCTGAGGGAACTCTGTGAACTCGGACCACCTGGAGCACAACACAATAATCCAAGTGATGATGGTGTTGAATAAGCTGCTACGTTACTGTATGATACGCACAGCAGTGCTATTTTAGGACCTAACTGTTCACGCTTGATGAGTCATTTCACTACTGTGGACAGATGCTTCACCGCATAGCAATGAGATAAACATCTAAcagttgtctcacttgttgGTGGCAATGTCGTAGACCTCCACGGAGCTGGTGAGGCCTGTGTCTGTGACCCCCGTCACCACAAAGATCTGTTCTTCGTGGACGATGATACCAAACAGGGAGCGGGCCGTCTTCAGGGGAGCCAGGTCCTTCCACTCAAACTTAGTGGGGTTGTAGACACAGACCCTTTTCATGCATTTCctgaatgaaacatttaatacaGTGTGTTATTATGGCTAAGGGCTCTCCACTGATTTATTATTCATGAAGTTCAGTACTCGTCACATGGAGTACAACTCGGCTTGTAAACAcagctgtaaaatgttttttctgtggaaagaaataacacaaatcATGTCATAAACTGGAGGTGTAGAGTTTAAAAGGAGGGGGTGTTTAGCAGGCAGGGAGGGTCTAATGAAAGATGCTGTTGAGTTGCATTAAAGGAAGTgcaggatccagtgtttttggaggtTACTAGAGAAAAGGGTAAATCTTACAAAATAAGCAATACAGAAAAAAGTGATACCTTAAGGTTTTGGTTTGCAATACAATGGCAGTGTTAAAGACTGTATACTGTAGAATTATTGTTAAATGGACCCACAGAGTGAAAATACAATGCTGAGGTGTCATACATtatcatacattatatatagaGTGCCACATACTTGCTTTCAGACTTTCCTCCTATGACGTAGACAAGACCTTTGTGTGATACGGTCCCATGGCCATACACTTGATAAGGCAGAGGGTCAGACTCTCCCCATTTGAATGACCTGTGTacacaaaaatgtgaaacatcATCATATACTGACCCTAAAGATGATATCAGTGAATGTACAGACTCATGCAGCAACGattctgattttaaaaaatgatgatGAGGGACATGCTCGGGAATCAAGAAGCCACATGTTGCCCTAaagaaaaccatgtatctctgAATTTAGATTTTGTTTCGGTTAAATTCTTTTTATGAGCCAAttaatgagctgaaagaggcattgtcaaaaaactgaaaacggggcattacattttggagataCAGATTAGTGATGAAATACTTCTTTCATGTAGCATTTTATACTGTATCTATGGAAATATATGTAATGCCTGTAATATGACAATGATAGTGATGGTTtacactttctgtttctgcaaAATCAGTTATCAATAGGATACATTTCCTGAAAAGACTTTCCTTGAAATAGCTGAGTGTTTTCATTTGGATAATagatacaaaacaaatcattagtTAAGATCCATATCCACACTTACTGTCTGTCATAGATGATGACTGAGTCCAAGGCGTGCTCGCCATCCTTCAGTTCCTTTCCTCCAACAACAAAGATGGAGTTTTCAGCTTCAGTGAGTCCGAACAGACAGCGAGGGTTGGGTTGTGAGGGCATCCCTAACCACTCTGAACTCACTGGGTCAAACTGGGGATGAAAACGATGATATGAAAGGAATGCCAGGCACAAGGAAGAGAATATAAGAGAAATGTGATGTGTTGTCAGATTACAAAGGGATACTGATGGTCTTCACGATTCACACACTATACCTGCAGGAAGTAAGAGCTGAATGGTTCGTCTTTGTCCTCCTCGTTGTAGATAAGTCCTCCGACAACAAACACCTGGTTCTCCTTGGTCACCAGGCTGCAGTGGTTCTTGGGAATCTTTGTCGACTCTGAGACCACAAAGCATTCATTTCCTACCGGGTCATAGGCCACAGTCCCTGTGTCACTGATCATAAGTATCAGTTCCAGCTCAAACATCCCAAAGCGAGGGTTGTTGTTGAGTATGCCCGGCAAGTACCCTTCGTCCTCCTCAtcatcgtcctcctcctcctcctcacttccTTCTCCCCCCTTTGCCCCGTCACTGTCGATCTTACTGGGCTTTGGGAGACGCCCTCTGTAAGCATCCTTGACGAGATCCAGCTCCTTCTTGATGTCCTGGCTGAACCGGAGGTACTGGTGACGCTCTACTTTCTCTTTGAAGTAGTCCAAAGGTATGAGCCTGAAACGGATGCAGTGCAACAGCTCCGGCAGCTCCTTAGCGCGGTTTGTCTCGTCATGTCTAACCCAGTCCATCAGAGATTCAAACACCAGCTCCTCCCGCTCAATGTTGAGGGCGTCTGAGGTGATGATGATGGCCAGCTCGCTCGCCGCAAGCTGCAGGAAGTCCTGGTCCCTGACAACGACCTGGTAGCGTTCGCAGATGAAGTCTCTAGCCTTCAGAACAAGCCTGGGACAATCCAGCAGCAGTCCCAGTCTGAAGATGGCCAAGCAGTTTCCCAGCACCAGCTTCTCTTGGAGGTaggacacacatacagagaagaTGGAGGGGATCTGGTACATGTTAGCAACCATGAAGATATCCTGGACGTTTTGTTCTGTCAGATTAATGTCAGAGGTGTATAAGTAGCGCAGGATCATCCCCATGACACCTGGCTCCACATCTTTGAGGACAATCTCACGGTTTTTGCTCTCCTCCAGGTCAGACAGGAACATGGCCTTGAAGAAGGGGCTGCTGGCCGCCAAAACCAAGCGGTGGCAGGGGAACTTCTCTTCCTGAATTTTCAGGACACAGTCCACAAACTTGTCATTCTCCAAGAGGTCACACAGTCCGTCTTGAAGCAGACTCTGTTGGTACATCCGAGGCTGCTCCACCGGGTCTATAGTCATTGCCGCCATTTTGATCTGTCTCCTTATCCTGGTTGGATTTCGTGGGCACCCTACTCGCTCCCCACAACGGAGTAGGACTGTCAGCGTGCAGAGGGCTGCCCAGATCGCTGGCGATAGTCTTCACGGGTTGGTTGGCTGGTGGCTGCAGCTGTCTGTGGCTGTCAGTTACTCTGTAAGTCAGGGGTATTTATAGACAGGCCCCTCACAAAGCTGAGGAATCCATTTTGGTGGACCTACCTACTCCTGCACCACACAGACCCCCACAAACAGCTGAATGACTAAGCACGGGGTGACAGCATGTTAAATCTAGCAGAACATCTCACTAGGCAGTCTGACTGACTCTGATTACTTTGATTTTCATAAACTCTTTACAAgttgttttttctctgtaaTCCAACTACTTAAATAGTGCAAGTGAATACACCGGCtacactgacactgacaacCTTATACCAATTACATCAGTGGAGGTACAGGAAAGTATATACTGTGTTTTAGAACAAAAAATACACCAAGCATGAGCACAACAcctaaatgtattgtttattcACAGCGTCAAAAGGAACCTACTAATAAGTGACACACTACAGTATGTACCACATCACTTGACACGGGTGTTTCTAGTTATTATTTAACAGTTGATATACTCTACATGCCCTTCCATTTAAATCACCAAAGAGTCCCTCTTACATTTATAGAAACAAACATAACACATTTATGAAAATGTCCGTTCCAACTAGAGTTGCAACAACTAGCCTACTAATCAAGTAGTTGTTTGAGAAAAAAAttctaatatttaaataatcataataataatgaataattccttttaatccaaaaataacagaaaatgctgtttttagccactcaaatattgatattgaagtgaatatctttgggtttggactgacaaaacaagacatttaaaagcatgCGCTTGGACTTTGATagctgggatggacatttttcagtattttctgacattttatagaccaaacagtTCATTGATTGCCTGATTAATCGATAACGAAAATAAACTGTGGTTCCAACACGTGTACTATTAATTCATTGCATAATTgtttaaatatgattaaaacaCCAGGTCCATACAAAATGGTTCATTATCAAATCAATCCTCTTTCAGATAACAgctctcattatttattatacatggAATCAATAAAGATTATGAGACATGCTCACACATGTTATATTTGTGGAATACGTGTAACCACTTTAATCATTCGATCCAGAGATGCATCCAGGGTGATAAACAACACTGGCACCTATTGGCTGAGATGAGATATGAGCCAAATCTAGTGGGGAGACGAAAACAATTTATGGAAAATTAAGCGCCACTTTCACTCATACATACACAGGGAATATTTTTAGTTAGGTGTAATTCTGATTAGCGGATTTACTTACAGGTTTACTTAGAGGAGGAGACACGTGACCTGTAAACGCTTTGTGGAGCCAAATGCAATTTAACAGTTGGTGACTGAAAGATAAATGTCCAAATGTAGGGAGATAtgtaatatattcatattaaaatgactGAAGATCATTTAACGATCACAATCTATTTTCTATTACTTCCTGgtctttatattttttactgttttgaaATTTGACTGAAAATACTTTAagtttaatactttaatactttaatattttatgatTAAGTGCCTACACCCATTTGTACTGAAATATTGTGacgtttttattgatttatatgGATTTTCAATAAGAACAATAAGTGAACAAATGAGTGTGTCACTCAAAAATCAGGAGCTCCGATTAAATAGGCAAAACTTTCACAGGTGAaactaattacattaattaaagcTCTGCCCCACTTATCCGTGCCAGTACCACCACACAACAGTGTGAAGGTCAT from Cottoperca gobio chromosome 17, fCotGob3.1, whole genome shotgun sequence carries:
- the LOC115022887 gene encoding kelch-like protein 40a: MAAMTIDPVEQPRMYQQSLLQDGLCDLLENDKFVDCVLKIQEEKFPCHRLVLAASSPFFKAMFLSDLEESKNREIVLKDVEPGVMGMILRYLYTSDINLTEQNVQDIFMVANMYQIPSIFSVCVSYLQEKLVLGNCLAIFRLGLLLDCPRLVLKARDFICERYQVVVRDQDFLQLAASELAIIITSDALNIEREELVFESLMDWVRHDETNRAKELPELLHCIRFRLIPLDYFKEKVERHQYLRFSQDIKKELDLVKDAYRGRLPKPSKIDSDGAKGGEGSEEEEEDDDEEDEGYLPGILNNNPRFGMFELELILMISDTGTVAYDPVGNECFVVSESTKIPKNHCSLVTKENQVFVVGGLIYNEEDKDEPFSSYFLQFDPVSSEWLGMPSQPNPRCLFGLTEAENSIFVVGGKELKDGEHALDSVIIYDRQSFKWGESDPLPYQVYGHGTVSHKGLVYVIGGKSESKKCMKRVCVYNPTKFEWKDLAPLKTARSLFGIIVHEEQIFVVTGVTDTGLTSSVEVYDIATNKWSEFTEFPQERSSLNLISMGGFLYAVGGFAMMPSETSEEPVPTEMNDIWRYDEPDKCWNGILREISYAAGSTILPVRLNTLRLTKL